In Thermodesulfobacteriota bacterium, the DNA window TTCCCTGGCCCTGCGCCGGGCCGCTCAGCGTGACCGTTCCGATCGAACCGGCGACCCCTCCTGACACCGTAGTCGGATCAAGCGTCACCGAAACCGGAACGAGAGGCACCGCGTCGACCGTCAATGCGGATGTCCACGTGTAACCCCCGTACCCGGCGACGATGCTCACGGTCACCGATCCCGCCACGGGGGCCGTGAAGATGGGGAATGTGGAGAAGATCGAGCCTGCGGGGATCGTCACGATCGACGGGACGGTTACGATGGAGGGATCCCCACTGTCCAGCGTCACGGTCGCGCCGCCTTGCGGCGCCGGATCGATCAGTGTCACCGTCCCGATGGCGGAACTTCCTCCGGTCACCGTTGGAGGATCGATGGTGACGGATCCCGCTGCCTGAAGGATCTCGAATGCGATCGCGTTCGAGGTCCCTCCGCCCGGCGGCGGCGTGTTAACCGTGACGGCGGCCGTCCCCGCCGCGGACAGGTCGGACGCCGGGATGGACGCCTGCAGCCGCGTGGAGGAGACGAACGTCGTCGTCCGGGCCGAACCGTTCCACCGAACGACCGATCCTGCGACGAAGTTGCTTCCGTCGATCGTCAGGGTCAATCCGGAACCACCGGCGTGCGCGTACGAAGGGGCAAGAGATGCGACCGCGGGGATACCCGATGCGTAGACATTTCCGCCTGCCCAGTCGTCGAATGTCCCCGGATAGACGACGAGCACACCGGGCATTCCGCCGGAGGGAACACGCTTGTTCGCGTCTGTCCTGGACCCCAGAGAAATGCCGTTCCTGTATGCAGTCAACACGTCTCCGCTGATATCCAGCTTGTAGACGTCCCCGGATGCGAAGGTCCCTGTATATATCGCGCCGATCTGCTCCCAGCCGACGGTGTTCCTCCCGTATCTGGCGAAGATCGCCGCTTCCGTCGGGCTCAACACCGAAAAGAGGTATCCGTTGAGTTGCGATCCGTTCCACTGCATCCGCACCGCGGGTCCGCCGATTTCGCCCGTGGGATAGGATGTCGATCTGATCTGAGAGAAATGGTTCGATGCGTATGTGTCCGCGGTTCGCCATCCGTAGACGTTCCAGGAATTGATGTCCGTCGATCTAAGTTGTTGATTGTATAGCTCCAGAGTTCCGACTCCGAAATAGAAGGTGGCCCAGTTTCCGGACAACGGGGACTGGTTCGGCCGGTTGAAGTTGTCCGTGTAGGTCGGGGCCTCCGAAACCACGAAGGGTGACGCGCCCGACGCTTCTCCGTCGGGATTGAGCACAGTCACGTTATGCGTCCCGGCGGAGGCGATGTCTGCGGCCGGGATGGACGCATGGAGCTGCGAGTAGGACAGGAAGCTCGTCGCGCGGTCGGTGCCGTTCCAGCGAACGACCGCACCCGAAGCGAAGTTGCTGCCGAAAACCGTCAGTGTGAAGGACGCGCCTCCCGCTGTGGCGGATGACGGACTCAGTGCGGCGATCGCGGGGGCGGATACTCCCGTATCCACGGTGAACGAGAAGGTGTTGGATGCATACCCGTCGGGATTGAGCACGGTCACGGCGTACGTCCCTGCGGATGCGATGTCGGCCGCCGGGATGGACGCCTGAAGCTGCGCGGGAGAAACGTAAGCGGTCGTTCGGCTCGACCCGTTCCATCGGACGGCGGCCCCCGGAACGAAGTTGGCGCCGGAAACCGTCAGGGTAAACGCGGCGCCGCCCGCGATCGCGCCGGACGGACTCAGCGCCGTGATCGCAGGAGTGGAAATCCCCGGGTTCACGCTGAACTGCACGGGACCGGAGGCGCCCCCGTCGGGATTGAGAACGGTGACGTTATAGGTCCCGGCGGATGCGATGTCGGCCGCCGGGATGGACGCCTGCAGTTGCGCGGGAGAAACGTAAGCGGTCGTGCGGCCCGACCCGTTCCACCGGACGGCTGCGCCCGGGGCGAAGTCGACGCCGGAGACCGTCAGGGTGAAGGCAGGATCGCCCGCGGCGGCGCCGGATGGGCTGAGCGCGGTGATCGCAGGAGCGGAAACCGGCGGTTTCACGATAAAGGAGATGGCGTTGGAAACGGCTCCGTTCGGATTGCGAACGGTCACGTTGAAGGTCCCTGCCTTGGAGATATCCGTGCTTGTGATCCGGCCCCTCAATCGCGTGGAGGAAACGTAGGTCGTCGTGCGGCTCGACCCGTTCCAGCGGACTCTCGCGCCCGAAACGAATTTTGCGCCGTCGACGGTCAGATAGAACGCCGCCCCGCCCGCTGCGGTTTCCGACGGGCTCAACGATGTAATGGAAAAGACGGAACCCGGGGCGTTCACGGTGAAGGAAACGGTGTTGGATGCGTACCCGTCGGGATTGAGGACGGTGACGTTATAGGTCCCGGCGGCGGCGATGTCGGCGGCCGGGATGGATGCCTGAAGCTGCGCGGAAGAGACGAAAGCGGTCGTTCGGCCCGACCCGTTCCATCGGACGGCTGCGCCCGGGAGGAAATTGGCGCCGGAAACCGTCAGGGTGAACGCGGCGCTTCCTGCGACCACGCCGGACGGACTCAGGGCTGTAATCGCGGGAGGGGGTGCGGTCACGTTGAAGTACACCGCATTCGATACGGCGTCGTCGGGATTCGCCACGGAGATCGGGAAGCTTCCCTGAGAGGCGATGTCGGTGGATGATATGCTCGCCCGAAGCTGCGCGGACGATATGTACGTCGTGGTGCGGTTGGAGCCGTTCCACCGAACCTTCGCCCCCGACACGAAATTGGCGCCGGTGACGGTCAAGGTGAACGCCGCGCTGCCCGCGGATGCGGAGGAAGGGCTCAGGGCGGAGACCGCGGGAGGCGGCCCCATCACTTCGAAGGGAACCGCGGAGGAAACGCCCCCGTCGGGATTGAGAACGGTGACGTTGTATATCCCGGCGGACGCGATGTCGGCGGCCTGTATGCCCGCCTGGAGCTGCGTGGACGACACGTAAGTCGTCGTCCGTTCCGATCCGCTCCACCGGACCTTTGCCCCGGGGAGGAAATTGCTCCCGGAACCCGCCAGCGTGAACGCGGGCGATCCGGCGGTCGTCACGAAGGGCTCGATCGCGGCCAACACCGGCGGGACGACCCGGACTTCGAAGTTCGCCTCGTTCGAGACTCCGCCGTTCGGGTTGCGCACGCTCACCCGGAACGTTCCCGGCACGGCGACATCGGCCGCCAAGACGGCGGCCCGAAGTTGCGTCGCCGAAACGTAGGTCGTCGTCCGGTTCAATCCGTTCCACCGGACATCCGCCCCCGAAACGAAACCGGCGCCGTTGACCGTCAGGTTGAAAGCGGGATTTCCGGCGACGACGTTCGCGGGGGACAACGCCGTGATCCGGGGGTCTGCCGGGACGGGATCTTTCAGCGTGATGAGGCCGCGGTCGGGGACGGCCTGATAATAGACGACCTTCCGCCCTCCCTCCAGCACCGGCGTCAACTCGACGACGGCGCCCGTCCCCTGCTGGACGGTCACGAATTCCCATTCGGACGGAACTTCGCTCCACAGGGTGAGGGGCTGGTCGTAGATAGAATCGTCCAGCGTATCGGTCAGGCTCAGCACGATCTCTTCGCCGGATCCCGAAACCGTGGAGAGGGTCGCCGCGGACCGCTCCTTGATGTATTTGACGACCCCCCCCACGGTGCCTGCCCAGACGTCGCCGCCCAGCAGGTAGTCGAGGTACGTCGTATACATGTCGATGTCCCATGTTCCCCAGCAGTCGTTTCCGCTGTCCAGGCTGTGGATGTAGGCGATGAGCCATTTTCCCTGGGACCTCGCGGCGTCCGCCCAAACGTAGATGTCGTCCCCGGAGTCGGGCGAGCATGCCTTCAGATTGGCGAAATCGTACGGTTCGGCGTTCAGGCCGCACGCGACCCCGCGGGAATTGACATATGCGTCCGATGCGATGGATGCGACCGAACTGTTGGTATCGCCGAACGGATACGCGAAGGAGAGGCATTTCCTCGAAGGCACCTGGGTCTCGATCGTTGCCTTCGAACCGGTGATCTCCGTCTGCGCCTGCGACAGGGAAATCCATGTCAGATGCGGGTGTGAAATCGTGTGGCTGGCGATTTCGTGCCCCTCGGCGGCCGCGCTCCTCCAGGAGCTCCAGGGAGGCGAAAAACCGTCGCTCACGCCGTCGATGATGAGGTAGAAGGTCCCTTTGATTCCCCGGGCATTCAGTGCGGGCACGCCCAGCGTGAATTGGGATCGGCATCCGTCGTCGAAAGCCAGCGACACGGCGGCCTTCTTGTTCCCGGGCCAGGTGGCGATTCCATGGGCCGCCCAGGAAGTTCCCGTGATGAAAGCCATGAGGAGGAGAGCAGCCCAAACAAAGATATGTCTTTTCATGGGATGGCTCCCTCCGGAATCGATCTCGGTGGATGTCCAAGCGATAAAATATGCAACAAGCGAACCGGTATTCTTTACGGCGCATAACATGCTGATATGCATGAAATATTTCCCTAACAACTACACGGGCGCAACGAAAACCCTTTCATGTATGAAAAACATTTCCGAACATGTCGCTTCCGGTCCACAATATTTCCCCTGCCCGATAGTTTTTCGGAGGATTTCTGCCGGATCGCGAATAAAAAAAACGGGCTACGGTTCAACCGTAACCCGTTACTTTCCTGGCGCCCCCGGGGTGACTCGAACACCCGGCCAAAGGTTTAGGAAACCTCTGCTCTGTCCGCCTGAGCTACGGGGGCGCGCGGCCGTCCCGGGATCAATCGTCGAACTGGATCAGGGAGAACACCTTCTCCCCTTTTAACCGTTCGCGACCCCCGAGCGCGGAAAGCTCCGCGAGGAAGCAACATTCTACAACGACGGCGCCCAGATTTTTCAGCAGGCCGATGACCGCGGCGACGGTCCCGCCGGTGGCGAGGACGTCGTCGGCCAGGAGGATCTTCATACCGGGCCGGATGGCGTCCTCGTGGATCTCGAGCTGGTCCTTCCCGTACTCCAGCTCGTAGGACGCGCGGACGGTCTTGTGCGGAAGCTTTCCCTGCTTCCGGACGAGGAGGACGCCCGTTCCCAGCTTGTACGCGAGCGCCGCCCCCATGATGAAGCCGCGCGCCTCGACCCCGACGACGGCGTCGATTCCCTTGTCGAAATACCGGTGTGACATCAGGTCGATCGCCTGCTGGTAGGATGCCCGGTCGGCGAGGAGCGTGGTGATGTCCTTGAACTGGATCCCCTTCTTCGGAAAATCGGGGATGTTCCGGATACGTTTCTTCAGCTCGGTCGGGGACATCTTTTCTCCTTAACGGGTGATTTTACACGAATCGCCACTAACTGGAATATCCGTGCTTGCCGATGAGGGGAACGAAGATACAGGCACCCAGGTATTCGCGGACCGCCTCCCCGCCCCGCTTCGTCACCCGGAGGAGCTCCTGGCCGAGGCGTCCACCCATCGGCAGCACCAGGATCCCGCCTTCCGCGAGCTGTTCCAGCCAGGGGGGCGGGACGGAAGGCGACGCCGCCGCGGACAGGATGCGGTCGTAGGGAGCGAGCGAACGGTATCCGAGGGTGCCGTCGCCTGTGACGAAGTCCACGTTCGTCACCCCCATTTCCTTGAGGCGCCGCTCTGCCCCGGAAGCCAGGGACGGGATCCGCTCCACGGTGACCACGCGGGAGGCGAGCCGCGCCAGGATCGCGGTCTGGTAGCCGGAGCCGGTGCCGATCTCCAGCACTTTCTCCTTGCCGGTCAGCCGCATCGCCGCCGTCATCTCCGCGACGATAAAGGGCTGGGATATCGTCTGCCCTTCCCCGATCGGCAGCGGATCGTCCGCGTACGCACGGTGGCGCATCGCCGGCGGGACGAACAGGTGCCGGGGGATCTCCCGCATCGCCGAAAGGACCCGCTCGTCCCGGATCCCGCGCCGGCGGATCTGGTCCTCGACCATTTTCCAGCGAAGCTCTTCTTCCTTCACCAGGTCCATTTCCGGAGCGCCTTCAGCGCGGAGTAGTTCGTCAGGTCGAGGTGGATCGGGGTGACGGAGATGTAGTTGTCCTCGATCGCCTCGAGGTCCGATCCGGGGACTTCTTCCGACGTGAGATAGTCTCCGCCGATCCAGTAGTACTTGCGGCCGCGCGGGTCGCGCTTCTCGACGATGGCGTCGCCGTAGATCCGCTTGCCCATCCGCGTCACCCGCACGCCTGCGATCCTGTCCTTCGGGACGTTGGGGACGTTCACGTTCAACAGGGTGTCGTCGGGGATTCCCTGCGCCATCACCTTCCGGGCCACGGTCGACGCGAACTCCGACGCCACGTCGAAGCGGAACTTGCTGCGGGTGACGACGGAGACGGCGATCGACGGGATCCCCAGGATGGTGCCTTCCATTGCGGCGGACACCGTACCGGAATAGGTGATGTCGTCGCCCAGGTTCGCTCCCTTGTTGATGCCGGAGACGAGCAGGTCGATCCTTTTCCCCTTCAGGATGCCGTTCACTCCGAGGTTGACGCAGTCGGTGGGAGTGCCGTCAACGGACCAGGTGCGGGGGCCCAGCTTCTCGACCCGGAGCGGATGCGTCAGCGTCAGGGAGTGCCCCGCTGCGCTCCTTTCCCGGTCGGGGGCGACGACATATACCGTTCCGAGTTCCTTCAGCGCCGCCGACAACGCGACGATCCCCTCGGATCGTATGCCGTCGTCGTTGCAGAGCAGGATGACCGGTGCGTCGCCTTCCAACGGGATGCCTCCCCTCCGTAATAGCAAAGGGGTTACGAGAGCGCGTCTCGTAACCCCTCGGGTTTGCTGGTCGGGACGACTGGACTTGAACCAGCGGCCCCCTGCACCCCATGCAGGTGCGCTACCAGGCTGCGCTACGTCCCGAACTATAAAAAGTAAATATAGCCGGACCCGGCGGAGTTGTCACCTGATTTCTTGCGATTTCCCGTTCCTGTCATTGCTCCGCCCTGCCGTAATCGTCCTCGATCCGTTCGATGTCGTCCTCGCCGACGTAATCCCCCATCTGCACCTCGATGATCACCAGGTCCTCGATCCCGACGCTCTCCACCCGGTGGTACGCCCCCAGAGGAATGTCGATGTAGCTGCCCGGCGTCAACGAAACATTGACGAGATTTCCGACTTCGGAGCCCACGGTCACCGCCGCCTCCCCGCGGACCACCTGCCAGTGCTCGGCGCGTCTCCGATGCCTTTGAAGGCTGAGCCGCCTGCCGGGATGCACGACAAACTGCTTCACCTTGTATCCCGCATCCTCGATCAGCACCAGGTAGTGACCCCAAGGGCGGTCCCCGCGTTCGGTCGCCATTCGCTCCCTATTCCGGTGAGATATTCGTAGATTATTTAAGCATCGAATGAATCTTCGCGAGGTCCTTTTTCAGCCGCTTCAGCTCCGCCTTGAACGGGTTTTCCGCCAGCTCCAGCTTGAGCTGCTGCTGCCGGCTCTTCGCGATCTGCTTCAGCTTTTCCCTGGCGCCGTCGATGGTGAAGCGCTCTTCGTACAGTAGGCGCTTGATCTCGCGCAGCGTCTCCACCTCCTGCCGCTTGTACACGCGATGCTGTGACTTGTTTTTCGAAGGCGAGATCCGGAACTCGGTTTCCCAGAAGCGGAGGACGTAAGGCTTTACTCCTAAGATCCGGCTCACTTCCCCGATCTTGAAGTAGAACTTGTCGGGAATCTCCGGAGCCGCCACTCCTATCCCCTGCCGGTCAAGAGGTTTTTTCGACGTTGATGTGCGATTTCAGGATCTGGCTGGGACGGAACGTGAGGACGCGGCGGGCGGTGATCTGGATATCGTCGCCGGTCTGGGGGTTGCGCCCTTTCCGCGGCCGCTTGTCTCGAAGCGTGAAGTTCCCGAATCCGGAAATCTTGATCTTTTCGCCTGCTTTAAGGCTGCCCTTCATCGTTTCGAAGATGGCCTCGACGATGTCCTGAGACTCTTTTTTCGAAAGACCGCCGATCTTCTCGTACACGATCTCGACCAGGTCAGCTTTCGTCATGATGACTCCTCCCGGCCTCTCAGGTGGTGCGGATTCTTCCGCCGAACCGATTCTCCAATAAATCTACTATCTTGGTATGTATACTATTTACATCTGCGTCCGTCAAGGTTCTGTCGGACGGCTGGAGTTTCACCCGGATCCCCACGCTTTTGAGCCCTTTCCCGATCTTTTCCCCCGTGAACACGTCGAACACGACCGCATCCTCGATCTCGGGCGCCGTCTCCCGGACCAGCGCCAGCACGTCGCCGACCGGGATCTCCGCGGGGAAGACGCACGCCAAATCGCGGAACACCGGGGGAAACTTCGGCAACGGCCGGTAGATCCCGACGGGCGGCGGGTTCGCGGTCGCCGCATGCAGGCGAATTTCTCCAAAGAAAACGGGCCCCGGGATTTCATATTCCGACAGCAGCTCTTTCCGGACGGCGCCGAACCACCCCACGCAATCGCCCTGCGCGAGCAGGTCGGCCGCCTTTCCTTCTTCGAGGAACGGACGCCGGTACGTCGGCACCGCGTACAAGGGCCCCGCTCCGAGGTGTCGCAGGAGCCCTTCCACGATCCCCTTGATATCGTAGAAATCCGCGGGGGCGCCGCCGCCGGACCAATTGGAGGGAAGCCGTTGCCCGGTCAGGATCACGGCGAGGCGCGCCTCCTCGAAATGCCCTGCAACGTGGCATTTCCCGAACGATTTCCCGATCTCGTACAGGCGGACGTCCTCCACGAACCGCCGCGTGTTGTCCGCCGCGTTCCGGAGAAGACCGGTCAGCAGGTGCGGGCGCAGCAGGGTGGTGTCTTCGGAGATCGGATTCTTCAGAAGGATTGCGTCGCCAGCGTCGAACCCGAGGAGCTTTCCGAGGCGCTCCCATTTCCGCCCGGAAACGAAGGAGAAGTTCACCGCCTGATGGAACCCGTTCGCCCGCAGGAAATCGCATGCCTTCTCCGCCAGGTCGACGAAGCGGTCGTCCGCCGAGAATTCCGGGGCAATAGATTCGGGATAGGTCGTCGGGATCCTCTCGTAGCCGGACAGGCGCGCGACCTCTTCGACCAGGTCGATCTCCCGCTCGATGTCGAATCGGCAGGAAGGGACGGTGACCTCCCACTCTCCCTCCGCGACCGTTTCGAACGTGAAGGAGAGGCGCTCGAAGATCCTCCCGCACTGCTCCGGAGGGTAATTCGTGCCGACGATCCGGCCCGCGCGGGAAGGACGGAAGCGGACCTTCCGGGAAAAGCCGGAGCTCCTTCCTTCGTCCAGGAACCCTTTGGCGGGGGTCGCCTGCCCGATCCGGGCCAGCAGGGAAACGGCCCGGTCGGCCGCGTACAAGGTCCCCGCCGGGTCAACGCCCCGCTCGAACCTGTAGGAAGACTCGCTGGCGAGCCCCAGCCGCTTCGAGGTCCGCCGGATCGACGCCGGATCGAAGTGCGCGCTTTCGAACAGGACGCGGGTCGTCTCTTCCGTCACCTCGCTGTTCAAACCGCCCATTACGCCCGCGACGGCAACCGCCCCGCCCCCGTCCCATATGAGCAGCATCCCCGGGTCGATCTTCCGCTCCGCCCCGTCGAGCGTCGTGAACCTCATCGGCTCCGAGGGGGCGCGGACGTCGATGCGGGAGCCCCGGACGCGGTCGAGGTCGAACGCGTGCATCGGCTGCCCCAGCTCGAGCAGCATGTAGTTGGTGACGTCGACGACGTTGTTGATGGGCCGGATGCCGCAGAGGGCAAGACGCCGCTGCATCCACCCGGGCGACGGCGCGATCTTCACGTCCGTCACGACCCGCGCGCTGTATCGCGGGCAGAGCTCCCTGTCGCTCAGTGCGATCGTCGCGAGGCTTTCCACCGGCGGGCCGTCTTCCCGGATCGGCGTTTCGGGCAGGACGAGCTTCTCTCCGGTGATGGAAGCCAGCTCGCGCGCCACGCCGAGGACGCTCAGGCAATCTCCCCGGTTCGGGGTGATCTCCACTTCGAGAAGCCAGTCGGAGAGCCCCAATGCGTCGGCAAGCGGCATTCCCAGGGAAGTGTCGGCAGGAAGGATCATGATCCCCGCGGATTCCTCCGCGAGCTTGAGTTCCTGCTCCGAGCAGAGCATCCCCTCGGAGGCGTGGCCGCGGATCTTCGCCTTTTTGATTTCGACCCCGTTGGGGAGCACCGCGCCGACCTTCGCCAGCGCGACGACATCTCCCGCCTGCATGTTCTTCGCGCCGCACACGATCCCGTATTCCGAGGCGCCGTCCGTCACCTTGCACAGGGAGAGGCGGTCGGCGTTCGGGTGGGGGCCCTTCACGAGGATCTTCGCGGTGACGACGTTGTCGAACCCTTCGCCCAGGAACCGGCAGGCGGAGACTTCGACCCCCGCCATCGTGAGCGCCTCCTGCACCTGCGCGGGGGTAAGGCGCGTGTCGATGAATTCCTTAAGCCAGGAATACGTGATCTTCAAGGGGACGGTCTCCTGCCCCCGCAGCCTTCAGAACTGCGAGAGGAAGCGGATGTCGTTTTCGAAGAACAGGCGGATGTCGGAGA includes these proteins:
- a CDS encoding MerR family transcriptional regulator, coding for MAAPEIPDKFYFKIGEVSRILGVKPYVLRFWETEFRISPSKNKSQHRVYKRQEVETLREIKRLLYEERFTIDGAREKLKQIAKSRQQQLKLELAENPFKAELKRLKKDLAKIHSMLK
- a CDS encoding integration host factor subunit alpha; translation: MTKADLVEIVYEKIGGLSKKESQDIVEAIFETMKGSLKAGEKIKISGFGNFTLRDKRPRKGRNPQTGDDIQITARRVLTFRPSQILKSHINVEKTS
- a CDS encoding polysaccharide deacetylase family protein — encoded protein: MAFITGTSWAAHGIATWPGNKKAAVSLAFDDGCRSQFTLGVPALNARGIKGTFYLIIDGVSDGFSPPWSSWRSAAAEGHEIASHTISHPHLTWISLSQAQTEITGSKATIETQVPSRKCLSFAYPFGDTNSSVASIASDAYVNSRGVACGLNAEPYDFANLKACSPDSGDDIYVWADAARSQGKWLIAYIHSLDSGNDCWGTWDIDMYTTYLDYLLGGDVWAGTVGGVVKYIKERSAATLSTVSGSGEEIVLSLTDTLDDSIYDQPLTLWSEVPSEWEFVTVQQGTGAVVELTPVLEGGRKVVYYQAVPDRGLITLKDPVPADPRITALSPANVVAGNPAFNLTVNGAGFVSGADVRWNGLNRTTTYVSATQLRAAVLAADVAVPGTFRVSVRNPNGGVSNEANFEVRVVPPVLAAIEPFVTTAGSPAFTLAGSGSNFLPGAKVRWSGSERTTTYVSSTQLQAGIQAADIASAGIYNVTVLNPDGGVSSAVPFEVMGPPPAVSALSPSSASAGSAAFTLTVTGANFVSGAKVRWNGSNRTTTYISSAQLRASISSTDIASQGSFPISVANPDDAVSNAVYFNVTAPPPAITALSPSGVVAGSAAFTLTVSGANFLPGAAVRWNGSGRTTAFVSSAQLQASIPAADIAAAGTYNVTVLNPDGYASNTVSFTVNAPGSVFSITSLSPSETAAGGAAFYLTVDGAKFVSGARVRWNGSSRTTTYVSSTRLRGRITSTDISKAGTFNVTVRNPNGAVSNAISFIVKPPVSAPAITALSPSGAAAGDPAFTLTVSGVDFAPGAAVRWNGSGRTTAYVSPAQLQASIPAADIASAGTYNVTVLNPDGGASGPVQFSVNPGISTPAITALSPSGAIAGGAAFTLTVSGANFVPGAAVRWNGSSRTTAYVSPAQLQASIPAADIASAGTYAVTVLNPDGYASNTFSFTVDTGVSAPAIAALSPSSATAGGASFTLTVFGSNFASGAVVRWNGTDRATSFLSYSQLHASIPAADIASAGTHNVTVLNPDGEASGASPFVVSEAPTYTDNFNRPNQSPLSGNWATFYFGVGTLELYNQQLRSTDINSWNVYGWRTADTYASNHFSQIRSTSYPTGEIGGPAVRMQWNGSQLNGYLFSVLSPTEAAIFARYGRNTVGWEQIGAIYTGTFASGDVYKLDISGDVLTAYRNGISLGSRTDANKRVPSGGMPGVLVVYPGTFDDWAGGNVYASGIPAVASLAPSYAHAGGSGLTLTIDGSNFVAGSVVRWNGSARTTTFVSSTRLQASIPASDLSAAGTAAVTVNTPPPGGGTSNAIAFEILQAAGSVTIDPPTVTGGSSAIGTVTLIDPAPQGGATVTLDSGDPSIVTVPSIVTIPAGSIFSTFPIFTAPVAGSVTVSIVAGYGGYTWTSALTVDAVPLVPVSVTLDPTTVSGGVAGSIGTVTLSGPAQGQGTQVSLVSGNPAVAQVPSSVTIPSGSVSAIFPVSTSAVSASTVVIVSATHGGTTKSATLSVMPSDAPATGHTITAWPGNRKGAVSLTFDDGETSQYTLGVPALNARGMKASFYVITAYNGTPMDESEWTAWRSAAANGHEIGSHTISHPALSTLPYEQMRQEVVESKTEIDSRIPSRKTLTFVYPFGDYNSQTKSVVQENYIAARGVSCGLNEPPYDFYDVKGCTPDSSTTDIHAWTADAEQQGKWLAVYFHSLLGSLENGWGTYEIEDFTAYLDYLGNRDVWVGTFEQAVKFLREKATSSVTFHSSSADRIVLRLADTMDDAIYDQPLTLRSVVPSEWATVNVQQGSGAIDVNPVVEDGARVIYYEAVPDRGLITLRNP
- the pheT gene encoding phenylalanine--tRNA ligase subunit beta, which gives rise to MKITYSWLKEFIDTRLTPAQVQEALTMAGVEVSACRFLGEGFDNVVTAKILVKGPHPNADRLSLCKVTDGASEYGIVCGAKNMQAGDVVALAKVGAVLPNGVEIKKAKIRGHASEGMLCSEQELKLAEESAGIMILPADTSLGMPLADALGLSDWLLEVEITPNRGDCLSVLGVARELASITGEKLVLPETPIREDGPPVESLATIALSDRELCPRYSARVVTDVKIAPSPGWMQRRLALCGIRPINNVVDVTNYMLLELGQPMHAFDLDRVRGSRIDVRAPSEPMRFTTLDGAERKIDPGMLLIWDGGGAVAVAGVMGGLNSEVTEETTRVLFESAHFDPASIRRTSKRLGLASESSYRFERGVDPAGTLYAADRAVSLLARIGQATPAKGFLDEGRSSGFSRKVRFRPSRAGRIVGTNYPPEQCGRIFERLSFTFETVAEGEWEVTVPSCRFDIEREIDLVEEVARLSGYERIPTTYPESIAPEFSADDRFVDLAEKACDFLRANGFHQAVNFSFVSGRKWERLGKLLGFDAGDAILLKNPISEDTTLLRPHLLTGLLRNAADNTRRFVEDVRLYEIGKSFGKCHVAGHFEEARLAVILTGQRLPSNWSGGGAPADFYDIKGIVEGLLRHLGAGPLYAVPTYRRPFLEEGKAADLLAQGDCVGWFGAVRKELLSEYEIPGPVFFGEIRLHAATANPPPVGIYRPLPKFPPVFRDLACVFPAEIPVGDVLALVRETAPEIEDAVVFDVFTGEKIGKGLKSVGIRVKLQPSDRTLTDADVNSIHTKIVDLLENRFGGRIRTT
- the surE gene encoding 5'/3'-nucleotidase SurE yields the protein MEGDAPVILLCNDDGIRSEGIVALSAALKELGTVYVVAPDRERSAAGHSLTLTHPLRVEKLGPRTWSVDGTPTDCVNLGVNGILKGKRIDLLVSGINKGANLGDDITYSGTVSAAMEGTILGIPSIAVSVVTRSKFRFDVASEFASTVARKVMAQGIPDDTLLNVNVPNVPKDRIAGVRVTRMGKRIYGDAIVEKRDPRGRKYYWIGGDYLTSEEVPGSDLEAIEDNYISVTPIHLDLTNYSALKALRKWTW
- a CDS encoding phosphomannose isomerase type II C-terminal cupin domain, which gives rise to MRCLNNLRISHRNRERMATERGDRPWGHYLVLIEDAGYKVKQFVVHPGRRLSLQRHRRRAEHWQVVRGEAAVTVGSEVGNLVNVSLTPGSYIDIPLGAYHRVESVGIEDLVIIEVQMGDYVGEDDIERIEDDYGRAEQ
- a CDS encoding protein-L-isoaspartate(D-aspartate) O-methyltransferase — translated: MDLVKEEELRWKMVEDQIRRRGIRDERVLSAMREIPRHLFVPPAMRHRAYADDPLPIGEGQTISQPFIVAEMTAAMRLTGKEKVLEIGTGSGYQTAILARLASRVVTVERIPSLASGAERRLKEMGVTNVDFVTGDGTLGYRSLAPYDRILSAAASPSVPPPWLEQLAEGGILVLPMGGRLGQELLRVTKRGGEAVREYLGACIFVPLIGKHGYSS
- a CDS encoding adenine phosphoribosyltransferase, coding for MSPTELKKRIRNIPDFPKKGIQFKDITTLLADRASYQQAIDLMSHRYFDKGIDAVVGVEARGFIMGAALAYKLGTGVLLVRKQGKLPHKTVRASYELEYGKDQLEIHEDAIRPGMKILLADDVLATGGTVAAVIGLLKNLGAVVVECCFLAELSALGGRERLKGEKVFSLIQFDD